Proteins from one Impatiens glandulifera chromosome 2, dImpGla2.1, whole genome shotgun sequence genomic window:
- the LOC124926356 gene encoding E3 ubiquitin-protein ligase SIRP1-like, translated as MDGEVAAVSRYWCHRCVQPIDPVRIEAEIVECPLCHEGFLEDIPSSGLSLGVVVENTEDFGHFSDSLAGGGSQSDRRPIPLWDPILLGMMSNPGRRSRRFRPRIDAEDYDEAEGGYQENEIYREIELLRRRRRRYTATILQILHRIRARILSEPDDENNRNLMLDLNIREREVVAAAESEENSILINPFDHSIIVNGSLDSDTSFNSGSLGDYFVGPGLDLLLQHLSENDPNRYGTPPAQKEVVESMPTVKIEECLQCCICLDDFEVGKEEAKEMPCKHKFHGECILPWLKLHSTCPVCRYQLPFEEPKLDRGADISRGYTMPVRWPSSSSSAPGSASRTRNENGSASRTRNEN; from the coding sequence ATGGATGGAGAAGTGGCTGCTGTCTCAAGATATTGGTGTCACAGATGTGTACAGCCTATAGACCCAGTCAGGATTGAAGCTGAGATTGTTGAGTGCCCATTGTGCCATGAGGGATTTCTAGAAGATATACCCTCCTCAGGCTTAAGCTTGGGAGTTGTAGTAGAGAATACTGAAGATTTTGGACATTTCTCGGATTCCTTAGCTGGAGGAGGATCTCAATCTGATCGACGACCTATCCCCCTTTGGGATCCGATCTTGCTAGGCATGATGAGCAATCCTGGGCGACGTAGCAGGAGGTTCAGACCAAGAATAGATGCTGAGGACTATGATGAAGCTGAAGGAGGCTACCAAGAGAATGAGATCTATAGAGAAATTGAATTGCTCCGCCGAAGGAGAAGGAGGTACACTGCTACTATTCTCCAAATCCTTCATCGTATTCGAGCGCGGATTTTATCAGAACCAGACGACGAAAACAACAGGAATCTGATGTTGGATTTGAATATTAGGGAAAGGGAAGTTGTTGCTGCTGCTGAAAGTGAAGAGAATTCAATTTTGATCAATCCGTTCGACCACTCGATCATAGTAAACGGTTCTTTGGATTCAGATACTTCTTTCAATTCAGGATCATTGGGCGATTACTTTGTAGGACCAGGCTTAGACTTGTTACTTCAACACTTATCCGAAAATGACCCGAATCGATATGGAACTCCACCAGCTCAAAAAGAGGTGGTGGAATCGATGCCAACAGTTAAGATCGAAGAATGTCTTCAGTGTTGCATTTGTTTGGATGATTTTGAAGTCGGaaaagaagaagcaaaggaAATGCCATGTAAGCATAAATTCCATGGCGAGTGTATTCTCCCTTGGCTGAAACTTCACAGCACTTGTCCAGTTTGTAGGTATCAGCTTCCTTTCGAAGAACCGAAACTCGATAGAGGTGCTGACATCAGCCGTGGATACACAATGCCTGTACGTTGGccttcgtcttcttcatcaGCACCTGGAAGTGCTTCTCGAACTCGTAATGAGAATGGAAGTGCTTCTCGAACTCGTAATGAGAATTGA
- the LOC124926801 gene encoding uncharacterized protein LOC124926801 isoform X1 translates to MMLCSDLRSRIQSWLRDYDRIQSLAVILIYIQIGCALVGSVGALYNGVALINLAIGLFALVAIESSSQTLCRTYAVLLFFSIILDVVWFTLFAHDIWNISSEIYGVLAVFSVKLTLLMQIIGLFVRLSSSFLWVQVYRLGVSSVDRADGEFDVRNSFLSPATPVIGRHTSGSDDALGGSVYDPAYYSSLFEDVNNSSVVSGTNGLNEGLSVVVSSGDGGSQRKPPLGKSPLGSSEVSNYSIRSSTFHSGLLLT, encoded by the exons ATGATGCTTTGTTCTGATTTGAGAAGTCGTATACAGTCTTGGCTTCGTGATTATGATAGGATTCAATCCCTTGCCGTGATTCTCATTTACATTCAA ATTGGTTGTGCATTGGTTGGATCTGTTGGAGCATTGTATAACGGAGTTGCGTTGATCAATTTAGCAATTGGACTATTTGCACTTGTTGCAATTGAAAGTAGCAGTCAAACCCTATGCAGAACCTATGCTGTTCTTCTGTTCTTCTCAATCATACTCGATGTAGTCTGGTTCACGCTCTTTGCTCATGACATTTG GAACATATCTTCTGAAATTTATGGGGTCCTTGCTGTATTTTCAGTGAAGCTGACCTTATTGATGCAGATTATTGGATTGTTTGTTAGGCTGTCTTCATCATTTTTATGGGTTCAAGTGTATAGATTGGGTGTTTCTAGTGTAGATCGAGCTGATGGTGAATTTGATGTTCGAAATAGTTTTCTTAGTCCTGCAACCCCTGTTATAGGTAGACATACATCTGGTTCAGATGATGCTCTAGGAGGGTCTGTCTACGATCCAGCTTATTATTCTTCCCTCTTTGAAGATGTTAATAATTCATCAGTGGTG AGTGGCACAAATGGCTTAAATGAAGGACTGTCGGTTGTGGTCTCTAGTGGTGATGGAGGTTCTCAGAGGAAGCCACCTTTGGGCAAATCTCCTCTTGGTAGTAGTGAGGTAAGTAATTATAGCATTAGATCGAGCACATTTCATTCGGGTTTGCTTCTAACATaa
- the LOC124925604 gene encoding pyruvate kinase, cytosolic isozyme-like — protein MEMIRKNGDGMEQRPKTKIVCTLGPSSRSVPQIEKLLRAGMSVSRFNFSHGSHEYHQETLDNLRTAMENTGILCAVMLDTKGPEIRTGFLKGGKAIQLTLGQEITISTDYSIEGDESTISMSYKKLAEDVKPGSNILCADGTITFYVLSCDKENGLVRCRCENTAMLGERKNVNLPGVVVDLPTLTEKDRVDILEWGVPNKIDMIALSFVRKGSDLVEVRKALGVHAKTILLMSKVENQEGVANFDEILANSDAFMVARGDLGMEIPIEKIFLAQKVMIYKCNIHGKPVVTATQMLESMIKSPRPTRAEATDVANAVLDGTDCVMLSGETAAGAYPELAVRTMARICVEAESTIDYADVFKRIMANAPVPMSPLESLASSAVRTAYSAKAALILVLTRGGSTAKLVAKYRAGIPILSVVVPEITIQTDSFDWSCSDESPARHSLIFRGLVPILCAGSAKASHAESTEEALEFALQHAKTKGLCKVGDAVVALHRVGTASVIKIVTVK, from the exons ATGGAGATGATAAGGAAAAACGGCGATGGAATGGAACAGAGGCCCAAGACGAAGATCGTCTGCACTCTTGGTCCTTCTTCGAGATCTGTACCTCAGATTGAAAAGCTACTTAGAGCCGGTATGAGTGTTTCTCGTTTCAACTTCTCTCACGGTTCTCATGAATACCATCAGGAAACCCTTGATAACCTCCGTACTGCGATGGAGAATACCGGCATCCTCTGCGCCGTCATGCTCGATACCAAG GGACCAGAGATTCGAACTGGGTTTTTGAAAGGTGGAAAAGCCATACAACTGACTTTAGGTCAAGAGATCACTATCAGCACTGACTATAGCATTGAGGGTGATGAGAGCACGATTTCCATGAGTTACAAAAAGTTGGCTGAGGATGTAAAACCAGGGAGTAACATACTTTGTGCTGATGGAACTATTACCTTCTATGTTCTATCTTGTGACAAAGAAAATGGTTTAGTACGATGCCGATGTGAAAACACAGCCATGCTCGGTGAGAGGAAGAATGTTAATCTGCCAGGAGTTGTTGTGGATCTTCCAACTTTGACAGAGAAGGACAGAGTAGACATTTTGGAATGGGGAGTCCCTAACAAGATTGATATGATTGCTTTGTCTTTTGTTCGTAAAGGTTCAGATTTGGTGGAGGTTCGTAAGGCGTTGGGAGTGCATGCCAAGACTATCCTTCTGATGTCAAAG GTCGAAAACCAAGAAGGTGTGGCCAATTTTGACGAAATCCTTGCCAATTCAGATGCATTCATGGTTGCTCGAGGTGACTTGGGAATGGAGATTCCaattgagaaaatatttctAGCGCAGAAAGTGATGATCTACAAATGCAACATCCACGGAAAACCCGTCGTGACAGCAACTCAGATGCTCGAATCGATGATAAAATCCCCAAGGCCAACTCGTGCTGAAGCCACCGATGTCGCGAACGCAGTTCTTGACGGAACTGACTGCGTCATGCTCAGCGGTGAAACAGCAGCCGGGGCCTACCCAGAACTAGCAGTCCGAACCATGGCTAGAATCTGCGTTGAAGCAGAAAGCACAATTGATTATGCAGATGTTTTCAAAAGGATAATGGCTAATGCACCTGTTCCAATGAGTCCACTCGAGAGTCTAGCCTCATCTGCTGTCCGAACTGCTTATTCAGCTAAAGCTGCCCTTATTTTGGTTCTTACCCGCGGTGGAAGTACTGCAAAACTGGTGGCAAAGTACAGGGCTGGAATTCCGATCCTGTCTGTGGTTGTGCCTGAGATTACGATTCAGACTGATTCATTTGATTGGTCTTGCAGCGACGAATCTCCCGCAAGGCACAGTCTTATTTTTAGGGGTTTGGTTCCGATTTTATGTGCTGGGTCTGCTAAGGCTTCACACGCAGAGTCGACTGAGGAAGCTTTGGAGTTTGCTCTTCAGCATGCAAAGACCAAGGGGCTTTGTAAAGTTGGGGATGCGGTTGTGGCTCTTCATAGAGTTGGGACTGCTTCTGTTATCAAGATTGTCACGGTTAAGTAA
- the LOC124926801 gene encoding uncharacterized protein LOC124926801 isoform X2 — protein MMLCSDLRSRIQSWLRDYDRIQSLAVILIYIQIGCALVGSVGALYNGVALINLAIGLFALVAIESSSQTLCRTYAVLLFFSIILDVVWFTLFAHDIWNISSEIYGVLAVFSVKLTLLMQIIGLFVRLSSSFLWVQVYRLGVSSVDRADGEFDVRNSFLSPATPVIGRHTSGSDDALGGSVYDPAYYSSLFEDVNNSSVVSGTNGLNEGLSVVVSSGDGGSQRKPPLGKSPLGSSEENVFDKFQSV, from the exons ATGATGCTTTGTTCTGATTTGAGAAGTCGTATACAGTCTTGGCTTCGTGATTATGATAGGATTCAATCCCTTGCCGTGATTCTCATTTACATTCAA ATTGGTTGTGCATTGGTTGGATCTGTTGGAGCATTGTATAACGGAGTTGCGTTGATCAATTTAGCAATTGGACTATTTGCACTTGTTGCAATTGAAAGTAGCAGTCAAACCCTATGCAGAACCTATGCTGTTCTTCTGTTCTTCTCAATCATACTCGATGTAGTCTGGTTCACGCTCTTTGCTCATGACATTTG GAACATATCTTCTGAAATTTATGGGGTCCTTGCTGTATTTTCAGTGAAGCTGACCTTATTGATGCAGATTATTGGATTGTTTGTTAGGCTGTCTTCATCATTTTTATGGGTTCAAGTGTATAGATTGGGTGTTTCTAGTGTAGATCGAGCTGATGGTGAATTTGATGTTCGAAATAGTTTTCTTAGTCCTGCAACCCCTGTTATAGGTAGACATACATCTGGTTCAGATGATGCTCTAGGAGGGTCTGTCTACGATCCAGCTTATTATTCTTCCCTCTTTGAAGATGTTAATAATTCATCAGTGGTG AGTGGCACAAATGGCTTAAATGAAGGACTGTCGGTTGTGGTCTCTAGTGGTGATGGAGGTTCTCAGAGGAAGCCACCTTTGGGCAAATCTCCTCTTGGTAGTAGTGAG GAGAATGTGTTTGACAAGTTTCAGAGTGTTTGA